Sequence from the Pyrobaculum neutrophilum V24Sta genome:
CCTCCCGCGGACCAGCGAAATGGCCGAGCTCTTCGTGAAGAGCTTAAGCCCGAGCTTATACTGAACCCACAACAGCCTAGGGCAGTACTCGAAGTCGTTGATTACGGAGGGCGAGATTCTCCTAAAGTCGTACCTGTATGCGTAGACGTCTGGAAGTAGCCTAAAGACCTCCTGCTCCTTTTTCATCTCCTCCAGCGCGCTGTCTGCGTCAATCGAATTCTCCAAATCGTCGCAGTTCACCAAGCTACAGATGGGCCTAGGAAGCAGAAGCTCCATCGCCGACCCTCAGCACCCGGCCGAAGATCCTTGTAGGCCCGTTTCTAAACACGAAGACCCCGCCGTCTATATGCCACGGCCTCGCTAACTCTATCTTGACGATGCCGCTGTCGCCAACCATAAGCTCGCCCTTGTCTATCTCCCTTATATATGCACTAGTCCTAACCGCCTTGTAGTGGAAAACCCCCGAGAAGCCTGCCCTAATAACCGTGGGATGTCGCAACACGAGGACGTCTGCGACGACCTCCCTTGCCGCCCCAAGAGGCTTGCTAGACAGCACCATGCCCTTCTCCACCTTGTCCACCCTGTCTAAGCTGACAGTTATGAAGCTTCCAGCTCCGGCGGACTCCACAGGCGTTCTGTTTATGTGTATGGATTTTATGGTGGCCGAGATCCAATTCCCATCTCCGTAGGGGCCTACCCAAACCCTATCTCCAACTCTGGCCACGCCCCTCTCCACCAGCCCTCCAACGACTACGCCGACCCCCCTAACTAGGTATATATCCGATATATACATTAGGAAGTCTCCTCCGTAGTCCCACTTCCTCCTCCTGGGCAGTATAGAAAGAAAACGCAGGAGAAGATCCAGCCCGTGCCCAGTCACGTTCGATACGAAAAATATCGGGGCTACGCGCCCCGCCGGCATGGCCTTTGCGGCCAGCACCACATCGCCTAGATCTCTAACTACGTAGGGGATCTTGCTCACGCCAGGCATCTTCACAACTTTAACCACATCCTCGAGTGTTCTCTGGAACACCTCCTGAGGCGCGATGTCGACCCTCGTGATGACTATAAACACGGGCACGCCAAGCGCAACCGCTATGCCTAAGTGCTCCTTCGTCATCTTCTGAACGCCTGAGTTGGCCGCCGCGACCAACATCACGTAGTCCGGCTGCGAGCTGAAAAGCCCCCTCAACGCGGTTCTCAGATACCTCTCGTGGCCTCCCACGTCTACTAACAGAACCAATTTGTCCGAGCGTCTATACACCTCGGCCTCGTCCAGCGGGTCGATGAGCTGGTGGTTCACCGCCGAATCCGCCCTAAACCCCAGAAGCCGCATAGACACCGCGGAGGTGCGCCCCGTCAAAACCTCATGCTTGTACCTAGAGGCGTAGGCTCTGGCTGACCCCTTCCCATCGTCAAGCTTCCCCGTGGTCAGAACCCCTACCAGCGTGGATTTCCCAGCGTCTACGTTGCCCAACACGACGACTGTGACCGTCGGAGGCGGCTCCTCCCTTGTAGCAACCCTCAGCAGAACCTCCGCCACCTTCCCCCTTATGCCCTCGGAGATGCGCAGGATATGCAACGACGCTCCCGCCCTCTTCGCCACCTCGCGCAACACGCCCAACGCCTTAACCAACTCATCGTCGGGAAGCCCTAGAGGTCTGCCGTCGTTAGAAACGCCGACTAGGTAGATCGCTTCCCCGCCTCCCTCAGAGAGGCGCCTTTTCAGCTGTCCTGCCAACCTATCTATATCTGTAGACCCGAACGTAAGCTTATACTCTACGTTCCCCTCCTCGCTTTCCGGAGGAAAACCCACTATAATACTCTGCTATTTATTCTTCTTTCTAGATACAGCCTCAGATATTATCTTCAGTGCCTCTTCCCTGCCCTTGAATTCCTTGACCTTAACCCACTTCCCCGGTTCCAGCTCTTTATAATGCTCAAAGAAGTGCTTAATCTGGCTCAACACGCTTTCAGGCAGATCTTTTACGTCTCTTACTCCGGCGAAGCGGGGGTCGACCTTTTCATGCGGCACCGCGATTATCTTCCTGTCGACTCCCTCCTCGTCCTCGGTAATTAGTACCCCAATCGGCCTGGCCCTAATAACTACGCCGGGAAGAAGCGTCTCATGAGTAACCACAAGGCAGTCGAGCGGGTCTCCGTCCTCCTCCAGAGTTTCAGGTATGTAGCCGTAGTTGAATGGGTAGAACATCGCCGTGTACAGAATCCTGTCAACGACAATCGCCCTCATCTCTTCATCGAATTCATACTT
This genomic interval carries:
- a CDS encoding GTP-binding protein, with translation MGFPPESEEGNVEYKLTFGSTDIDRLAGQLKRRLSEGGGEAIYLVGVSNDGRPLGLPDDELVKALGVLREVAKRAGASLHILRISEGIRGKVAEVLLRVATREEPPPTVTVVVLGNVDAGKSTLVGVLTTGKLDDGKGSARAYASRYKHEVLTGRTSAVSMRLLGFRADSAVNHQLIDPLDEAEVYRRSDKLVLLVDVGGHERYLRTALRGLFSSQPDYVMLVAAANSGVQKMTKEHLGIAVALGVPVFIVITRVDIAPQEVFQRTLEDVVKVVKMPGVSKIPYVVRDLGDVVLAAKAMPAGRVAPIFFVSNVTGHGLDLLLRFLSILPRRRKWDYGGDFLMYISDIYLVRGVGVVVGGLVERGVARVGDRVWVGPYGDGNWISATIKSIHINRTPVESAGAGSFITVSLDRVDKVEKGMVLSSKPLGAAREVVADVLVLRHPTVIRAGFSGVFHYKAVRTSAYIREIDKGELMVGDSGIVKIELARPWHIDGGVFVFRNGPTRIFGRVLRVGDGASAS
- the ppa gene encoding inorganic diphosphatase, whose amino-acid sequence is MKAGKNPPEDIYVFIEIPKGSNIKYEFDEEMRAIVVDRILYTAMFYPFNYGYIPETLEEDGDPLDCLVVTHETLLPGVVIRARPIGVLITEDEEGVDRKIIAVPHEKVDPRFAGVRDVKDLPESVLSQIKHFFEHYKELEPGKWVKVKEFKGREEALKIISEAVSRKKNK